In Brachypodium distachyon strain Bd21 chromosome 2, Brachypodium_distachyon_v3.0, whole genome shotgun sequence, one genomic interval encodes:
- the LOC100821689 gene encoding scarecrow-like protein 1, which produces MSFVGRVDPSTTYADNIYVHKFGTPNSNFAARRFGSDTQLFHYGPEPFNSEDYEHMGFTEAPSSAFQNSYYNQQASLTPYHVMANGRSPSVSDNMANSCSDTAKDSPVFSNVSQQNSQSISDNHSSGLEVEFDPEIRLKLQELEHALLDDGDDILFEISQTGCINDEWADPMKDVLLPNSPKESESSISCAGSNNGEARTPKQLLFDCATALSEYNIDEAQTIITDLRQMVSIQGDPSHRIAAYLVEGLAARIVASGKGIYKALTCKDPPTLYQLSAMQILFEICPCYRFGFMAANYAILEACKGEERMHIIDFDINQGSQYITLMQFMKNDANKPRHLRITGVDDHETVQRTVGGLKVIGQRLEKLAEDCGISFEFRAVAANIGDVTPAMLDCRPGEALVVNFAFQLHHLPDESVSIMNERDQLLRMVKGLQPKLVTLVEQDANTNTAPFVTRFREVYDYYSALFDSLDATLPRESPDRMNVERQCLAREIVNILACEGPDRVERYEVAGKWRARMTMAGFVPCPFNNNVIGGIRSLLNSYCDRYKFEEDHGGLHFGWGEKTLIVSSAWQ; this is translated from the exons ATGTCTTTTGTTGGGCGAGTTGACCCGTCCACTACATACGCGGATAATATTTACGTACATAAATTTGGCACACCAAACTCAAACTTTGCTGCAAGAAGATTTGGCTCTGATACACAGTTGTTCCATTATGGCCCTGAACCATTCAATTCTGAGGACTATGAACATATGGGTTTCACTGAAGCACCATCTTCTGCATTTCAGAACTCCTATTACAATCAGCAAGCCTCACTAACGCCATACCATGTAATGGCCAATGGCCGATCTCCGTCTGTTTCTGATAATATGGCCAACTCCTGCTCCGATACAGCAAAAGATTCACCAGTGTTCTCGAATGTATCTCAGCAGAACTCCCAGTCTATATCAGATAATCATAGTTCTGGACTTGAAGTTGAGTTTGACCCTGAGATCAGACTGAAGCTTCAGGAGCTGGAGCATGCTTTACTTGATGATGGAGATGATATCTTGTTCGAAATTTCCCAGACTGGTTGCATTAATGATGAATGGGCTGATCCAATGAAGGATGTCTTGCTTCCAAACTCTCCAAAAGAATCAGAATCAAGCATTAGCTGCGCTGGTAGCAACAATGGAGAAGCACGGACCCCAAAGCAGTTACTCTTTGACTGTGCTACGGCATTATCTGAATATAACATAGATGAAGCACAGACAATCATAACAGACCTCCGGCAGATGGTCTCAATTCAAGGGGACCCTTCTCACAGGATTGCAGCCTATCTAGTGGAGGGTCTTGCTGCAAGGATAGTAGCCTCGGGGAAAGGGATCTACAAGGCATTGACGTGCAAGGACCCCCCAACTTTGTATCAGCTGTCAGCAATGCAAATCCTCTTTGAAATCTGTCCATGCTATCGGTTTGGTTTCATGGCTGCTAATTATGCTATACTTGAAGCCTGCAAAGGCGAAGAAAGGATGCATATTATAGACTTTGACATCAATCAGGGCAGCCAGTACATTACACTGATGCAGTTTATGAAAAATGATGCAAACAAGCCACGCCATTTGAGAATAACTGGTGTCGATGATCATGAGACAGTACAGAGAACCGTTGGAGGTCTGAAGGTCATTGGGCAACGTCTAGAGAAGCTTGCGGAGGACTGTgggatatcttttgagttcaGAGCAGTGGCTGCTAACATCGGGGATGTTACACCTGCAATGCTAGACTGTCGTCCTGGGGAAGCACTTGTTGTGAATTTCGCGTTCCAGCTGCACCACCTTCCTGATGAAAGTGTTTCGATTATGAACGAAAGGGATCAGCTCCTCCGTATGGTGAAGGGCCTCCAGCCAAAGCTTGTGACCCTAGTTGAGCAGGATGCCAATACTAATACTGCGCCATTTGTGACAAG GTTCCGTGAGGTCTATGACTACTACTCCGCTCTTTTCGATTCTTTAGACGCGACACTTCCAAGGGAAAGCCCGGATAGAATGAATGTGGAGAGGCAGTGCCTTGCACGAGAAATTGTTAACATCTTGGCTTGTGAAGGTCCTGACCGTGTGGAGAG ATACGAAGTTGCTGGGAAATGGAGGGCGAGAATGACGATGGCTGGCTTTGTGCCATGCCCATTTAACAACAATGTCATCGGAGGAATAAGATCTTTATTGAACTCGTACTGCGACAGGTACAAGTTTGAGGAGGACCATGGGGGACTTCACTTCGGCTGGGGAGAGAAAACTCTCATCGTCTCCTCCGCGTGGCAATAG
- the LOC100821087 gene encoding bidirectional sugar transporter SWEET1a: MEHVARFFFGVSGNVIALFLFLSPVVTFWRIIRKRSTEDFSGVPYNMTLLNCLLSAWYGLPFVSPNNILVTTINGAGSVIEAIYVIIFLIFAERKSRLRMTGLLGLVTSIFTTVVLVSLLALHGQARKVFCGLAATVFSICMYASPLSIMRLVIKTKSVEFMPFLLSLSVFLCGTSWFIYGLLGRDPFIAIPNGCGSFLGLMQLILYAIYRNNKGTGAGAGKAVDEVEDAKKATVAMEMAETKVAVDEPAAVDKVAAQV; this comes from the exons ATGGAGCATGTGGCGAGGTTCTTCTTCGGGGTCTCAG GCAATGTCATTGCTCTGTTCCTCTTCCTGTCCCCGGT GGTCACCTTCTGGCGGATCATTCGGAAGAGATCGACCGAGGACTTCTCCGGCGTGCCATACAACATGACGCTGCTCAACTGCCTCCTATCCGCCTG GTACGGGCTGCCGTTCGTGTCCCCGAACAACATCCTGGTGACGACGATCAACGGGGCCGGGTCGGTGATCGAGGCCATCTACGTGATAATCTTCCTTATTTTCGCGGAGCGGAAGTCCAGGCTCCGGATGACGGGGCTCCTGGGCCTCGTCACCTCCATCTTCACCACGGTGGTGCTCGTGTCCCTGCTCGCCTTGCACGGCCAGGCCCGCAAGGTCTTCTgcggcctcgccgccaccgtcttcTCCATTTGCATGTACGCCTCGCCGCTCTCCATCATG AGGTTGGTGATCAAGACCAAGAGCGTGGAGTTCATGCCGTTCCTGCTGTCGCTGTCCGTCTTCCTCTGCGGCACCTCCTGGTTCATCTACGGCCTGCTCGGCCGCGACCCCTTCATCGCG aTTCCCAACGGGTGCGGGAGCTTCCTGGGCCTGATGCAGCTGATCCTCTACGCCATCTACCGGAACAACAagggcaccggcgccggcgccggcaaggCCGTCGATGAAGTGGAGGACGCCAAGAAGGCGACCGTCGCTATGGAGATGGCCGAGACCAAGGTCGCCGTCGACGAGCCAGCTGCCGTCGATAAGGTTGCCGCCCAGGTGTAG
- the LOC100822312 gene encoding F-box protein SKP2A isoform X3, with amino-acid sequence MVNANLMSGNLDNSFSALMVSGGGESGQAQNGGLGTILSGWKDLPMELLLRIISVAGDDRMVVVASGVCTGWRDALGWGVTSLSFSWCQDHMNDLVISLAHKFPKLQVLSLRQIKPQLEDSAVEAVANYCHDLRELDLSRSFRLTDRSLYALAHGCLHLTRLNISGSSNFSDAALVYLTSQCRNLKCLNLCGCVRAASDRALQAIARNCDQLQSLNLGWCDNITDKGVTSLASGCPELRAVDLCGCVLITDESVVALANGCPHLRSLGLYYCQNITDRAMYSLAANSRVRGKGMSWDAGRSSRSKDDKDGLASLNISQCTALTPPAVQAVCDSFPALHTCPERHSLIISGCLSLTSVHCACALHPHRAGRAILSNHAY; translated from the exons ATGGtcaatgcaaatctgatgaGTGGGAACCTGGACAATTCGTTCAGTGCACTCATGGTTTCTGGTGGCGGCGAGAGTGGACAGGCACAGAATGGTGGTTTGGGTACCATCTTATCAGGTTGGAAGGACCTTCCAATGGAACTACTTCTGAGGATCATATCAGTAGCTGGAGACGACAGGATGGTAGTTGTGGCCTCCGGTGTTTGCACCGGGTGGCGTGATGCGCTAGGATGGGGAGTCACAAGCCTTTCCTTCTCGTG GTGCCAGGACCACATGAATGACTTGGTAATATCACTGGCTCACAAATTTCCAAAGCTGCAAGTTCTTTCACTGCGGCAAATCAAGCCTCAGCTTGAAGACAGCGCAGTGGAGGCTGTAGCAAATTATTGTCATGATTTGCGCGAGTTGGATCTAAGCAGAAGCTTTAGGCTTACTGATCGGTCCTTGTATGCTCTGGCGCATGGGTGTCTTCATCTTACGAGGCTCAACATCAGTGGATCTTCCAATTTTAGTGATGCTGCTTTGGTCTACCTCACTAGCCAATGCAGGAATCTGAAATGCTTGAATCTGTGCGGGTGTGTGAGGGCGGCTTCTGACAGAGCATTGCAG GCCATCGCTCGTAACTGTGATCAGTTGCAATCTTTAAACCTAGGTTGGTGTGATAATATCACTGACAAGGGAGTGACTAGCTTGGCATCAGGATGTCCTGAACTTAGGGCTGTGGACTTGTGTGGCTGTGTTCTAATAACAG ATGAAAGTGTGGTTGCTCTCGCGAACGGGTGCCCTCACCTGCGATCCCTGGGCCTGTACTACTGCCAGAACATCACTGACCGGGCCATGTACTCGCTCGCGGCAAACAGCCGCGTCAGGGGCAAGGGCATGAGCTGGGACGCAGGCAGGAGCAGCCGCAGCAAAGACGACAAGGACGGGCTCGCGAGCCTGAACATCAGCCAGTGCACGGCGCTGACGCCCCCGGCTGTCCAGGCGGTGTGCGACTCATTCCCGGCGCTCCATACGTGCCCGGAGAGGCACTCCCTCATCATCAGCGGCTGCCTCAGCCTCACCTCCGTCCACTGCGCCTGCGCCCTGCACCCGCACCGTGCTGGGCGAGCCATCCTGTCCAACCATGCTTACTGA
- the LOC100822312 gene encoding F-box protein SKP2A isoform X2, translated as MQISSRSLVQLSLGYLKKMVNANLMSGNLDNSFSALMVSGGGESGQAQNGGLGTILSGWKDLPMELLLRIISVAGDDRMVVVASGVCTGWRDALGWGVTSLSFSWCQDHMNDLVISLAHKFPKLQVLSLRQIKPQLEDSAVEAVANYCHDLRELDLSRSFRLTDRSLYALAHGCLHLTRLNISGSSNFSDAALVYLTSQCRNLKCLNLCGCVRAASDRALQAIARNCDQLQSLNLGWCDNITDKGVTSLASGCPELRAVDLCGCVLITDESVVALANGCPHLRSLGLYYCQNITDRAMYSLAANSRVRGKGMSWDAGRSSRSKDDKDGLASLNISQCTALTPPAVQAVCDSFPALHTCPERHSLIISGCLSLTSVHCACALHPHRAGRAILSNHAY; from the exons ATGCAGATTTCTTCACGATCGCTG GTTCAGTTGTCGTTAGGTTATCTGAAAAAAATGGtcaatgcaaatctgatgaGTGGGAACCTGGACAATTCGTTCAGTGCACTCATGGTTTCTGGTGGCGGCGAGAGTGGACAGGCACAGAATGGTGGTTTGGGTACCATCTTATCAGGTTGGAAGGACCTTCCAATGGAACTACTTCTGAGGATCATATCAGTAGCTGGAGACGACAGGATGGTAGTTGTGGCCTCCGGTGTTTGCACCGGGTGGCGTGATGCGCTAGGATGGGGAGTCACAAGCCTTTCCTTCTCGTG GTGCCAGGACCACATGAATGACTTGGTAATATCACTGGCTCACAAATTTCCAAAGCTGCAAGTTCTTTCACTGCGGCAAATCAAGCCTCAGCTTGAAGACAGCGCAGTGGAGGCTGTAGCAAATTATTGTCATGATTTGCGCGAGTTGGATCTAAGCAGAAGCTTTAGGCTTACTGATCGGTCCTTGTATGCTCTGGCGCATGGGTGTCTTCATCTTACGAGGCTCAACATCAGTGGATCTTCCAATTTTAGTGATGCTGCTTTGGTCTACCTCACTAGCCAATGCAGGAATCTGAAATGCTTGAATCTGTGCGGGTGTGTGAGGGCGGCTTCTGACAGAGCATTGCAG GCCATCGCTCGTAACTGTGATCAGTTGCAATCTTTAAACCTAGGTTGGTGTGATAATATCACTGACAAGGGAGTGACTAGCTTGGCATCAGGATGTCCTGAACTTAGGGCTGTGGACTTGTGTGGCTGTGTTCTAATAACAG ATGAAAGTGTGGTTGCTCTCGCGAACGGGTGCCCTCACCTGCGATCCCTGGGCCTGTACTACTGCCAGAACATCACTGACCGGGCCATGTACTCGCTCGCGGCAAACAGCCGCGTCAGGGGCAAGGGCATGAGCTGGGACGCAGGCAGGAGCAGCCGCAGCAAAGACGACAAGGACGGGCTCGCGAGCCTGAACATCAGCCAGTGCACGGCGCTGACGCCCCCGGCTGTCCAGGCGGTGTGCGACTCATTCCCGGCGCTCCATACGTGCCCGGAGAGGCACTCCCTCATCATCAGCGGCTGCCTCAGCCTCACCTCCGTCCACTGCGCCTGCGCCCTGCACCCGCACCGTGCTGGGCGAGCCATCCTGTCCAACCATGCTTACTGA
- the LOC100846897 gene encoding probable membrane-associated 30 kDa protein, chloroplastic, producing MEIRAPPTSLVQPPQAVVNFRRTALRTSFVTGSVSLRVAQVRQPNVNRFKCNGIRSNLFDRLTRVVRSYANAILSSFEDPEKILDQAVLEMNDDLTKMRQATAQVLASQKRLENKYKAAEQADADWYRRAQLALQKGDEDLAREALKRRKSYADNASSLKAQLDQQKGVVENLISNTRLLESKIAEAKQKKDTLKARAQSAKTATKVSEMLGNVNTSSALSAFEKMEEKVMTMESQAEALGELGADDLEGKFAMLETTSVDDDLAQMRKELSGSSLKGELPSGRTTVSKSGSPFRDTEIEYELNELRKKAKEY from the exons ATGGAGATTAGGGCGCCGCCAACGAGCCTAGTGCAGCCGCCGCAGGCCGTCGTCAACTTCCGACGGACCGCTCTCAGGACCTCCTTCGTCACCGGCAGCG TTTCACTCCGAGTGGCACAAGTACGCCAACCAAATGTTAACAGATTCAAGTGCAATGGCATACGGAGTAACCTCTTTGATAGACTAACTAGGGTAGTCAGG TCCTATGCAAATGCAATTTTGAGTTCATTTGAAGACCCTGAGAAGATCCTGGATCAGGCCGTTTTGGAGATGAATGATGATCTAACAAAGATGCGACAAGCCACTGCACAG GTCTTGGCGTCTCAAAAGCGGCTTGAGAACAAGTACAAAGCTGCTGAACAAGCTGATGCTGATTG GTATCGGAGGGCACAACTTGCTCTTCAGAAGGGTGACGAGGATCTTGCTCGTGAAGCCCTGAAACGGCGTAAATCATATGCT GACAATGCAAGCTCCTTAAAGGCCCAGCTTGATCAGCAGAAAGGCGTTGTTGAAAATCTTATTTCAAATACCAGG CTTCTTGAGAGCAAGATAGCAGAGGCCAAGCAGAAAAAGGATACCCTAAAAGCTCGCGCCCAATCAGCCAA AACTGCAACAAAAGTGAGTGAAATGCTGGGGAATGTAAATACAAGCAGTGCCCTGTCAGCattcgagaaaatggaggaaaAAG TTATGACAATGGAATCCCAAGCTGAGGCACTTGGTGAATTAGGAGCTGATGATCTGGAAGGAAAG TTTGCAATGCTTGAGACTACATCGGTTGATGATGATCTTGCACAAATGAGAAAAGAACTGTCCGGGAGCTCTTTG AAAGGTGAACTTCCTTCAGGTAGAACAACAGTCAGCAAATCAGGTAGCCCTTTCCGAGACACGGAGATCGAGTATGAGTTAAATGAACTGCGGAAGAAGGCAAAAGAATATTAG
- the LOC100821385 gene encoding uncharacterized protein LOC100821385 produces the protein MPIEMPPGLPFAVDTWGPSSRRRRHRFLTHAHRDHLVGAGTDPGGGGGTVYSTRLTMSLALRHFPRLEQGEFVEIEVGKTLLVDDPAGAFSVTAYDANHCPGAVMFLFEGEFGSILHTGDCRLTPDCVQNLPHKYIAKKGRENICRLDFVFLDCTFSKCFLKLPSKESAIQQVIACIWKHPHAPFVYLACDLLGHEAILVEVSRTFGSKIYVDIRWNSDCLKALSLTALEIITDDPSCRFQIVGFHQLYDSASKKLEGARANLQPEPLFIRPSTQWYACARNQKPSLTEAEQDDFGIWHICFSIHSSRDELEQALQLLQPQWAISTTPPCFAMELSYVKKRCFKTRLTADDPLWKIFRDPLQKSVSSPSSVLASGMQTDEDPSTFVDDDHPTSDIEELSDLDVCTLELKFVPSPPVQEPEITLFGRARFGSQAIDIMEEELRHQYISDEETRLCAPTDLVHVHIEGVATYSGVNLITEQPPASQEDPTEAGDEVPSSQCNAAPIVPEAFEVQPLPTIQLNVSVPDQPEKSETIIEPKSISDTESSSLRVVSSAEKTNCQMDLPCVIGSSKSFNPSLKRLYRSRNIPVPRPLPSLVGLLESSKRVKLRLGSDNSLLNSRHSLP, from the exons ATGCCGATAGAGATGCCGCCGGGGCTCCCCTTCGCCGTCGACACGTGGGgcccctcctcccgccgccggcgccaccgctTCCTCACACACGCGCACCGGGACCACCTCGTCGGCGCTGGGACcgaccccggcggcggcggcggcaccgtcTACTCTACCCGCCTCACCATGTCCCTCGCCCTCCGCCACTTTCCCCGG CTGGAACAGGGGGAGTTTGTGGAGATAGAGGTGGGGAAGACGTTGCTGGTGGATGATCCAGCCGGCGCATTCTCCGTCACCGCGTACGATGCCAATCACTGCCCAG GGGCGGTTATGTTTTTGTTTGAGGGTGAATTCGGTAGCATACTGCACACGGGGGACTGCCGGCTTACACCAGATTGCGTACAGAATTTGCCACACAAGTACATAGCGAAGAAGGGGAGAGAAAACATTTGCCGTTTAGACTTTGTGTTCCTTGACTGCACATTTTCCAAATGCTTCCTCAAGCTACCGAGCAAGGAGTCGGCAATTCAGCAG GTTATAGCTTGCATATGGAAACATCCACATGCACCTTTTGTGTATCTTGCGTGTGATCTTCTTGGTCACGAAGCGATCCTAGTTGAGGTGTCGAGGACATTTGGATCGAAGATTTATGTTGACATAAGATGGAACTCGGACTGTCTTAAAGCTCTTTCACTCACAGCCCTGGAGATCATTACTGATGATCCATCTTGTCGCTTCCAG ATAGTTGGATTCCATCAATTATATGATAGTGCAAGTAAGAAGCTTGAAGGGGCAAGGGCTAATCTTCAGCCAGAACCTTTATTTATCCGCCCCTCAACACAGTGGTATGCCTGTGCTCGAAATCAGAAACCCAGCTTAACAGAAGCTGAGCAAGATGATTTTGGGATCTGGCATATTTGTTTCTCCATTCACTCGTCCCGTGATGAATTAGAGCAGGCCCTGCAACTTCTCCAGCCTCAATGGGCCATCTCAACAACTCCCCCTTGCTTTGCGATGGAGCTGAGCTATGTAAAGAAACGCTGTTTCAAGACCCGCTTGACAGCTGATGATCCATTATGGAAGATATTCAGAGATCCTCTTCAAAAGTCAGTATCCTCCCCCTCATCGGTGCTTGCTTCTGGTATGCAGACAGATGAAGATCCCTCAACTTTTGTTGATGATGATCATCCAACCTCTGACATTGAAGAACTCTCAGATTTAGATGTCTGCACACTTGAACTGAAATTTGTGCCATCCCCTCCGGTTCAAGAACCAGAAATTACATTGTTTGGACGAGCAAGGTTTGGTTCTCAAGCAATTGACATAATGGAAGAGGAACTGCGCCACCAGTACATTTCTGATGAAGAAACTAGATTATGTGCACCGACAGATTTGGTTCATGTTCATATCGAAGGTGTAGCTACATATTCTGGGGTCAATTTGATCACGGAGCAACCACCAGCCTCCCAAGAGGATCCCACGGAAGCTGGAGATGAGGTCCCCTCCAGTCAGTGTAATGCGGCACCAATCGTGCCAGAAGCATTCGAAGTTCAACCCTTGCCTACTATTCAATTGAATGTATCAGTGCCTGATCAACCCGAGAAGTCTGAAACAATAATAGAGCCAAAATCTATAAGTGACACTGAAAGTTCAAGCCTTCGCGTGGTCAGTAgtgcagaaaaaacaaattgtcaAATGGACCTCCCGTGTGTCATTGGATCATCAAAATCATTTAATCCAAGTTTGAAGAGACTGTACAGATCAAGGAACATTCCCGTCCCACGTCCTCTTCCGTCCCTTGTTGGACTTTTGGAATCCTCTAAAAGGGTCAAACTGCGACTTGGCTCTGATAATAGTTTGTTGAATTCACGGCACAGCTTACCTTGA
- the LOC100822312 gene encoding F-box protein SKP2A isoform X1 has product MRSLLAFFIAISDLAGYKSLVMLMNKGRKIRHRSVVFPKVQLSLGYLKKMVNANLMSGNLDNSFSALMVSGGGESGQAQNGGLGTILSGWKDLPMELLLRIISVAGDDRMVVVASGVCTGWRDALGWGVTSLSFSWCQDHMNDLVISLAHKFPKLQVLSLRQIKPQLEDSAVEAVANYCHDLRELDLSRSFRLTDRSLYALAHGCLHLTRLNISGSSNFSDAALVYLTSQCRNLKCLNLCGCVRAASDRALQAIARNCDQLQSLNLGWCDNITDKGVTSLASGCPELRAVDLCGCVLITDESVVALANGCPHLRSLGLYYCQNITDRAMYSLAANSRVRGKGMSWDAGRSSRSKDDKDGLASLNISQCTALTPPAVQAVCDSFPALHTCPERHSLIISGCLSLTSVHCACALHPHRAGRAILSNHAY; this is encoded by the exons ATGAGGTCTCTCCTAGCTTTCTTCATTGCGATTTCTGATTTAGCTGGATATAAAAGCCTGGTCATGTTGATGAACAAAGGGAGGAAAATAAGGCACCGATCTGTTGTCTTCCCCAAG GTTCAGTTGTCGTTAGGTTATCTGAAAAAAATGGtcaatgcaaatctgatgaGTGGGAACCTGGACAATTCGTTCAGTGCACTCATGGTTTCTGGTGGCGGCGAGAGTGGACAGGCACAGAATGGTGGTTTGGGTACCATCTTATCAGGTTGGAAGGACCTTCCAATGGAACTACTTCTGAGGATCATATCAGTAGCTGGAGACGACAGGATGGTAGTTGTGGCCTCCGGTGTTTGCACCGGGTGGCGTGATGCGCTAGGATGGGGAGTCACAAGCCTTTCCTTCTCGTG GTGCCAGGACCACATGAATGACTTGGTAATATCACTGGCTCACAAATTTCCAAAGCTGCAAGTTCTTTCACTGCGGCAAATCAAGCCTCAGCTTGAAGACAGCGCAGTGGAGGCTGTAGCAAATTATTGTCATGATTTGCGCGAGTTGGATCTAAGCAGAAGCTTTAGGCTTACTGATCGGTCCTTGTATGCTCTGGCGCATGGGTGTCTTCATCTTACGAGGCTCAACATCAGTGGATCTTCCAATTTTAGTGATGCTGCTTTGGTCTACCTCACTAGCCAATGCAGGAATCTGAAATGCTTGAATCTGTGCGGGTGTGTGAGGGCGGCTTCTGACAGAGCATTGCAG GCCATCGCTCGTAACTGTGATCAGTTGCAATCTTTAAACCTAGGTTGGTGTGATAATATCACTGACAAGGGAGTGACTAGCTTGGCATCAGGATGTCCTGAACTTAGGGCTGTGGACTTGTGTGGCTGTGTTCTAATAACAG ATGAAAGTGTGGTTGCTCTCGCGAACGGGTGCCCTCACCTGCGATCCCTGGGCCTGTACTACTGCCAGAACATCACTGACCGGGCCATGTACTCGCTCGCGGCAAACAGCCGCGTCAGGGGCAAGGGCATGAGCTGGGACGCAGGCAGGAGCAGCCGCAGCAAAGACGACAAGGACGGGCTCGCGAGCCTGAACATCAGCCAGTGCACGGCGCTGACGCCCCCGGCTGTCCAGGCGGTGTGCGACTCATTCCCGGCGCTCCATACGTGCCCGGAGAGGCACTCCCTCATCATCAGCGGCTGCCTCAGCCTCACCTCCGTCCACTGCGCCTGCGCCCTGCACCCGCACCGTGCTGGGCGAGCCATCCTGTCCAACCATGCTTACTGA